One Glutamicibacter halophytocola DNA segment encodes these proteins:
- a CDS encoding GNAT family N-acetyltransferase: MNVEIAIQNPEDLDTQRLYALLKLRTHVFIVEQRSSYPDLDGLDLAEGTVHLSAWEDGELLCTVRILDVHGEDPHIGRVATKLEARGRGVAGMLMERAVDMCRTDARIHLGAQTQLEGWYGKFGFERCGEDFDDDGIMHLPMIRKVVAASA; encoded by the coding sequence ATGAACGTAGAAATAGCAATTCAAAACCCTGAAGATCTCGACACCCAGCGGCTGTACGCGTTGCTCAAATTGCGTACCCACGTTTTTATTGTCGAGCAGCGTTCGTCCTACCCGGATTTGGATGGCTTGGACCTTGCCGAGGGTACGGTGCATCTGAGCGCATGGGAAGACGGGGAATTGCTGTGCACCGTGCGCATCCTTGACGTTCACGGGGAGGACCCGCATATTGGACGGGTTGCCACAAAGCTTGAAGCCCGCGGCCGCGGGGTGGCTGGAATGCTGATGGAACGAGCGGTGGACATGTGCCGAACCGACGCCCGGATTCACCTTGGCGCGCAAACCCAGCTGGAAGGCTGGTACGGAAAGTTCGGCTTTGAACGCTGCGGCGAAGACTTTGACGACGATGGAATCATGCATCTGCCAATGATCAGAAAAGTAGTGGCAGCTTCGGCCTAA
- the tgt gene encoding tRNA guanosine(34) transglycosylase Tgt has product MPEKNFDPSAPHARQEEFGFEVGTRLTAPDGSPMLGRTGVIRTPHGEIKTPAFIAVGTKATVKAVTPAQVEELGAQAVLSNAYHLYLQPGADILDEAGGLGKFMGWHGPTFTDSGGFQVMSLGSGFKKVIDMKSVDQSGPDDAVAPGKERLANVDEDGVWFKSHLDGTKHRFSPEISMGVQHQIGADIMFAFDELTTLQNSRGYQVESLERTRRWAERCIAEHFALTDSREGKEYQALFGVIQGAQYEDLRRKACQDLGAMAFDGFGIGGALEKENLGTIVGWCAEELPEDKPRHLLGISEPDDIFTAIENGADTFDCVSPTRVARNSAFYTPWGRFNLSGARYKRDFTPLVEGCDCYTCQNFTRAYIHHLYKGKELLSHTLISIHNEHFTVGLVESARQALEDGTFFELKDQVLASYYAGKPDPQGQPAAK; this is encoded by the coding sequence GTGCCCGAAAAGAACTTTGACCCCAGCGCCCCACATGCCCGCCAGGAAGAATTCGGATTTGAGGTCGGAACCCGGCTCACCGCACCCGACGGCTCCCCCATGCTGGGCCGCACCGGTGTAATCCGCACGCCGCACGGCGAGATCAAAACACCTGCGTTCATCGCGGTGGGCACCAAGGCTACCGTCAAGGCAGTGACCCCGGCCCAGGTTGAAGAGCTCGGAGCCCAGGCGGTCTTGTCCAACGCCTACCACCTGTACCTGCAGCCGGGTGCGGATATCCTCGATGAGGCCGGCGGGCTGGGCAAGTTCATGGGCTGGCATGGTCCTACCTTCACCGACTCCGGCGGATTCCAGGTGATGTCCTTGGGCTCCGGTTTCAAGAAGGTCATCGATATGAAGTCCGTTGACCAGTCAGGCCCGGATGACGCGGTAGCGCCGGGTAAGGAACGCCTGGCCAACGTAGACGAGGACGGCGTCTGGTTCAAATCCCACCTTGATGGCACCAAGCATCGTTTCTCGCCAGAAATATCCATGGGGGTCCAGCACCAGATCGGCGCGGACATCATGTTCGCCTTTGACGAGCTGACCACCTTGCAGAATTCGCGTGGCTACCAGGTTGAGTCCTTGGAGCGCACCCGCCGCTGGGCTGAGCGCTGCATCGCCGAGCACTTCGCGCTGACCGATTCCCGCGAAGGCAAGGAATACCAGGCCCTGTTCGGCGTGATCCAGGGTGCGCAGTACGAGGATCTCCGTCGCAAGGCCTGCCAGGATCTTGGGGCCATGGCCTTCGATGGTTTTGGCATCGGCGGCGCCTTGGAGAAGGAAAATCTTGGAACCATCGTTGGCTGGTGCGCCGAGGAGCTTCCGGAGGACAAGCCTCGCCACCTGCTGGGCATTTCCGAGCCTGATGACATCTTTACGGCCATTGAAAACGGTGCAGACACTTTTGACTGCGTCTCCCCTACTCGCGTGGCCCGCAACTCCGCTTTCTACACGCCGTGGGGCCGCTTCAATCTTTCAGGCGCCCGCTACAAGCGCGATTTCACCCCTCTGGTGGAAGGCTGCGATTGCTACACCTGCCAGAACTTCACCCGCGCGTACATTCACCACTTGTACAAGGGCAAGGAACTGCTCAGCCACACCCTGATTTCCATCCACAACGAGCACTTCACTGTCGGCTTGGTTGAATCTGCCCGCCAGGCACTGGAGGATGGCACCTTCTTCGAGCTCAAGGATCAGGTCTTGGCAAGCTACTACGCTGGCAAGCCGGATCCACAGGGCCAGCCGGCCGCTAAGTAG
- a CDS encoding FUSC family protein: MGLEKLKESTKALITLGPARNDHWIGLRTGIGIFAPLITLFAIDRLDLVVFAVFGAFTGVYGRVDGYWNRLRMQIRSGLLFFVVIAVALSASYWWIDHENPEVMKWQIVGATTLVAGICSVLVGLMRLRPGGSLFHIFAFAAIASIPHPAPMGEALLVAALTILLALVIGSAGALGQWANLWQRTPLPPLSDNVRKAIWWEGLFYILSAGVAGILANTVGSQLSAGHNYWAMVAAVVPLVGHTTRLRIRRGVHRVLGTLVGMILMALLIWLNPQVWILLAVIAVCQFLAELLVMRNYFLAQVFITPMALVGISLGTGLSGAVMYDRVVETLIGCAVGMLGVLLGSWFGLVLKRKQGLLPKSGS; encoded by the coding sequence GTGGGCCTGGAGAAACTGAAGGAATCAACCAAAGCGCTGATCACGCTCGGCCCGGCCCGCAATGACCACTGGATTGGGTTGCGCACCGGCATCGGCATCTTTGCGCCGCTCATCACCCTTTTTGCCATCGACCGGTTGGACCTCGTGGTCTTCGCCGTCTTCGGCGCCTTCACCGGTGTCTACGGCCGAGTTGATGGCTATTGGAACCGCCTGCGGATGCAGATTCGCTCGGGGCTATTGTTCTTTGTCGTCATCGCAGTGGCCCTGTCCGCCTCATATTGGTGGATTGACCATGAAAATCCAGAGGTGATGAAGTGGCAGATTGTCGGTGCAACCACCCTGGTCGCCGGCATCTGCTCGGTGCTTGTTGGCTTAATGCGATTGCGCCCCGGCGGTTCCCTGTTCCACATCTTCGCTTTTGCGGCCATTGCCTCGATCCCCCATCCGGCGCCGATGGGCGAAGCCCTGCTGGTGGCTGCACTGACCATCTTGCTGGCCTTGGTCATTGGGTCGGCAGGAGCCCTGGGGCAGTGGGCCAATCTCTGGCAGAGGACCCCCTTGCCGCCGCTTTCCGACAACGTGCGCAAGGCGATCTGGTGGGAAGGGCTGTTTTACATACTTTCGGCCGGGGTGGCCGGAATTCTTGCCAATACCGTGGGATCCCAGCTATCGGCTGGCCACAACTATTGGGCCATGGTGGCCGCGGTGGTGCCGCTGGTTGGACACACCACCAGATTGCGAATCCGCCGTGGTGTGCACCGTGTGCTTGGCACCCTGGTGGGCATGATCTTGATGGCGCTGCTGATCTGGCTCAATCCGCAGGTTTGGATCTTATTGGCCGTGATCGCAGTCTGCCAATTCCTGGCCGAGTTGCTGGTGATGCGCAATTACTTCCTGGCACAGGTCTTCATTACGCCGATGGCGCTGGTGGGAATATCCCTGGGGACCGGGCTCAGTGGCGCAGTGATGTACGACCGTGTGGTCGAAACCCTGATCGGCTGCGCCGTGGGCATGCTCGGCGTGCTCTTGGGAAGCTGGTTCGGCCTGGTCCTCAAGCGCAAGCAGGGCCTGCTTCCCAAGAGCGGAAGCTGA
- a CDS encoding NUDIX hydrolase family protein — translation MNVRTPDPYPGWLSDEDLYEARQRLPMLYVEAIPVRLDPLGYVNEVGLLLTGDDDGRMLRTFVSGRVMYRETIRAALIRHIEKDLGTLVLPQLPASPVPFTVAEYFPAPSETGLTDDRQHAVSMCYIVPVRGESSPRQDALELTWLSPAEALSSDIQGEFAGGRENILRQALAHVGVNI, via the coding sequence ATGAACGTGCGCACCCCAGATCCTTATCCCGGATGGCTTTCTGATGAAGATCTCTATGAGGCGCGCCAGCGCCTGCCAATGCTCTACGTTGAAGCGATTCCAGTTCGCCTCGACCCGCTGGGCTACGTGAATGAAGTAGGGCTTCTGCTGACCGGCGACGACGACGGGCGCATGCTGCGAACCTTCGTTTCCGGACGCGTGATGTACCGCGAAACAATTCGCGCTGCCCTGATTCGGCACATCGAAAAGGATCTGGGCACCTTGGTGCTGCCGCAGCTCCCTGCTTCCCCGGTTCCATTCACCGTGGCGGAGTACTTCCCGGCTCCGAGCGAAACGGGCCTGACCGATGACCGCCAGCACGCGGTATCCATGTGCTACATCGTCCCGGTGCGAGGCGAGTCCTCTCCGCGCCAAGACGCGCTTGAACTGACCTGGCTTTCGCCTGCGGAGGCGTTGAGCTCCGACATCCAGGGCGAGTTTGCCGGCGGCCGTGAAAATATTCTCCGCCAGGCATTAGCCCACGTAGGCGTGAATATCTAA
- a CDS encoding MDR family MFS transporter, translating into MTNAPERLSKKNFTTIAVLIVSSFVVILNETIMNVALPVLMHEFNVTPDAIQWLSTIFMLTMAVVIPMTGFLLQRLSVRNVFVLAIGLFTLGTILAAAAPGLTVLLVARVIQACGTAIMMPLLMTTILHLVPAERRGVLMGNVSIVISVAPAIGPTLSGLILQYLSWRFMFIVIIPIAIAALVIGTPRLSTEVDGASTPLSAASVILAIPAFGGLVFGLSRLSAGVSPVNIGILVIALLCLAAFVFLQLRLQKEDKALLDLRPLNFKDFTLSLLLMMFAMISLFGVIILLPMFFTNVLGIETLTTGLIMLPGGLLMGIMAPMVGKLYDRVGARPLIVPGAIILLASLLGYALILDESTPIWLLVVLHLVMSLGLAFIFTPAFTTALNPLPHHLHSHGSALLSTLQQLAGAMGTALLVGVVASTTASRLASGSDQVTAAVDGFQPGFLIGAGCSVGIIIIGFLLGGKKDLVSLDAQPAAAEKH; encoded by the coding sequence GTGACGAACGCTCCAGAACGACTGAGCAAAAAGAACTTCACCACGATTGCGGTGCTGATCGTATCCAGCTTCGTGGTCATCTTGAACGAGACCATCATGAACGTGGCCTTGCCCGTTCTGATGCATGAATTCAACGTCACCCCGGACGCCATCCAGTGGCTGTCTACGATCTTCATGCTCACCATGGCAGTGGTCATTCCAATGACCGGATTCCTGCTGCAACGGCTGAGCGTGCGCAATGTATTTGTGCTGGCCATCGGCCTGTTCACCCTGGGCACCATCCTGGCCGCTGCGGCACCGGGGCTCACCGTCCTTCTGGTCGCCCGCGTGATCCAGGCCTGCGGTACCGCCATCATGATGCCGTTGCTGATGACCACCATCTTGCACCTTGTCCCGGCCGAACGCCGTGGTGTGCTGATGGGCAACGTGTCCATCGTGATCTCGGTGGCTCCGGCCATCGGCCCCACGCTGTCCGGGCTGATCTTGCAGTACCTGTCCTGGCGCTTCATGTTCATCGTGATCATCCCGATCGCGATCGCTGCCCTGGTCATCGGCACCCCGCGCTTGTCCACCGAGGTGGACGGCGCATCCACCCCGTTGTCGGCGGCTTCGGTCATCCTGGCCATCCCTGCCTTCGGCGGCTTGGTCTTCGGCCTGAGCCGGCTGTCCGCGGGGGTCAGCCCGGTCAACATTGGCATCCTGGTCATTGCACTGCTGTGCCTGGCCGCCTTTGTCTTCCTGCAACTGCGGTTGCAGAAGGAAGACAAGGCCCTGCTGGATCTGCGGCCGCTGAACTTCAAGGACTTCACGCTCTCGCTGTTGCTGATGATGTTCGCGATGATCTCCCTGTTCGGTGTCATCATCCTGCTGCCGATGTTCTTCACCAATGTGCTGGGGATCGAAACCTTGACCACCGGCCTGATCATGCTTCCCGGCGGTTTGCTCATGGGCATCATGGCTCCGATGGTTGGCAAATTGTACGACCGCGTAGGTGCTCGCCCGCTGATCGTTCCGGGTGCCATCATCCTGCTGGCTTCCCTGCTGGGCTATGCGCTGATCCTGGATGAAAGCACCCCCATCTGGTTGCTGGTCGTGCTGCACCTGGTGATGAGCTTGGGACTGGCGTTCATCTTCACCCCGGCGTTCACCACCGCGCTGAACCCGCTGCCGCACCACCTGCACTCGCATGGTTCGGCACTGCTTTCCACCCTGCAGCAGCTGGCCGGCGCCATGGGCACCGCGCTGCTCGTAGGCGTGGTTGCATCGACCACCGCCTCAAGGCTGGCCTCGGGCAGCGACCAGGTGACCGCTGCAGTGGACGGCTTCCAGCCTGGCTTCTTGATCGGTGCCGGCTGCAGCGTCGGCATTATCATCATCGGGTTCCTGCTTGGCGGCAAAAAGGACCTGGTGAGCCTCGACGCCCAACCAGCTGCGGCTGAAAAGCACTAA
- a CDS encoding SDR family NAD(P)-dependent oxidoreductase: protein MQLQDSVALVTGGLSGLGRATAQRLAATAKHVLVVDLPRDDGDEIAAQIGSNVRYAPADVTDPQQVATAIERCKELGVLRVVVNCAGVATPGKVLGRDGVLPLERFSKVLDINVNGTFNVLRLAAESMVHSEALTDNNGTTERGVIVNTASVAAFDGQIGQPAYAASKGAVAAMTLPLARELASHQIRVMTIAPGIFHTPMMDSLPQAAQDSLGAQVPHPSRLGRPDEYAALVEHIVANPMLNGETIRLDGAIRMAPR from the coding sequence ATGCAGTTGCAGGATTCGGTCGCGCTGGTCACCGGCGGACTTTCGGGCTTGGGCCGGGCCACCGCCCAGAGACTCGCCGCCACGGCCAAGCACGTTCTCGTGGTGGATCTTCCTCGCGATGACGGCGATGAAATCGCGGCGCAGATCGGATCAAACGTCCGCTATGCCCCGGCCGACGTCACCGACCCGCAGCAGGTCGCCACCGCGATCGAGCGGTGCAAGGAACTTGGCGTGCTGCGCGTTGTCGTCAATTGCGCCGGAGTTGCTACCCCGGGCAAGGTGCTGGGCCGCGACGGCGTTTTGCCGCTGGAACGCTTCTCCAAGGTGCTGGATATCAACGTGAATGGCACCTTCAACGTACTGCGCCTCGCCGCCGAATCCATGGTGCACAGTGAAGCGCTGACCGACAACAATGGGACGACCGAACGCGGAGTCATCGTGAATACCGCCTCGGTGGCGGCCTTCGATGGACAGATCGGACAACCTGCCTATGCCGCCTCCAAGGGCGCTGTGGCAGCAATGACCTTGCCCTTGGCTCGCGAGCTGGCCAGCCACCAGATCAGGGTGATGACCATTGCGCCGGGCATTTTCCACACCCCGATGATGGATTCCCTGCCGCAGGCGGCACAGGATTCCCTCGGGGCGCAGGTGCCGCACCCCTCGCGCCTGGGACGCCCGGACGAGTATGCGGCCCTGGTGGAGCATATCGTGGCCAACCCGATGCTCAACGGCGAAACCATCCGCCTGGACGGCGCCATCCGCATGGCCCCTCGCTAG